TACCAGTAACGCGCTGATAAGGAGGTGTGGGGAGTGTGGGGAGACAAGGGGCACAAGTGAGCAGAAGAAGAAATGCACCATACCCAATAACAAATGACAAATGACCAATGAAAAATAAACAAGTCTTACTGAAAAGCCGCCCGGTGGGGGAACCGAAAGAAAGTGATTTTGCTGTTGTGAAAACTCCAATTCCAGAACCCGGAGAAGGCGAAGTTTGCAACCGCACTATTTATCTATCTCTCGACCCTTATATGCGTGGACGCATGAGCGATCGCGAGTCCTATGCTGCGCCTGCGGAGTTAGGATCTGTAATGGTTGGTAGTACTGTTAGCCAAGTGATTAAATCTCAGCATCCTAATTTCTCTGTGGGTGATTTTGTCCTGGGTTATGGCGGTTGGCAAAGCTACGGTGTAGCCAAAGGCGAGACTTTGCGTAAACTTGACCCGAATCAAGCGCCTATTTCCAAAAAGCGTTGAGGTGACGGGGAGGCAAGTTGTTGTCTCCAGCGAAGTGCAGCCATACCCAGTAATACCGCAATATTGTTTATTTAAGTTAGGTCGGGACAAATAAAGTTAACTAGTGAGGGCTGTCATTTGCGCTTTGTCATTGGTAATGTTTGCAGCAATCTTGAATTGTGTTAACTATAAGTTAGCTTTATTTACACATACTGAAAATAGTTTAGCAGTGCGATCGCTGCAAGAAAAGAACGCCCGCAGACTAAACACAAAGCTCAGTAGGGGCGGGTTTTGTGAAATATTCAGTATCGCTATTCTTCTAAGGCTGTTAAAATGCGATCGCTCAATGCCCAACGATTAGAATTAGGTCTAATCCAACATTTTTCTGCTTCATTAAAATTGCGTTGATGTAGCAGTACTGAATGCAAGTCTTGTTTCTGCTGAGTATTTAGCCTAACTACCATCTTTTCTGCTGCGCGTAATGCACAAGTCTGTTCAAAGGCTGTTTCTGAATTATTAATCGTGTTCAGCACTGCATAAAAGTAAGTCGGATCTCCAGACCATTCTGTTACAGAAAGTCCTAGCAATCGCTTACCTTGGTCGTTAGATTTGAGCAGATTATTTACCTCTTGTTCAGAAAAATTTACTTCTGAAGCCAGCGCGCGCATTCTCCCAGCAATAGACTCCATTTCAAATGTACGTTTTGCTCCTGCTGGTAAGGAATTTCTCAGTTCTTTATAGCGTTGACTTAAGCTTTCAATTTGTTTTCGTGCTTCCGATGAAGGAACTCTTGAGGCATAAGCTTTCTGCCATTCATGGCGCATTTGTCGCATTTCTAGCTGCTGTTGTGGTGGTGCAATCTCTTCTGCTAGCTTAGTCTGCTCAATCAAAAATCCGAGAGTATCACCTGTTAATGACTGTAGCATCGGCATCATACTTGAGCCAGTAATTTCCCCTACTGGAGTCTTGATTGCTCCTCCTGTTAAGGCAATTATTTTTAGTAGAGATGGT
The genomic region above belongs to Calothrix sp. NIES-2098 and contains:
- a CDS encoding alcohol dehydrogenase, coding for MKNKQVLLKSRPVGEPKESDFAVVKTPIPEPGEGEVCNRTIYLSLDPYMRGRMSDRESYAAPAELGSVMVGSTVSQVIKSQHPNFSVGDFVLGYGGWQSYGVAKGETLRKLDPNQAPISKKR